The following proteins are encoded in a genomic region of Leifsonia psychrotolerans:
- a CDS encoding DUF6630 family protein yields the protein MTISHSALWQQLCALLVEDARLGQTVGDYLADPDAYFAAHEDDLLQRGIEEAEELNAWLVVVDWLESNEMLIELDWSADSDELVEELQGLTQFPDEQFDASFEPATELVPALTDVDAMLQTRGMHLLYLDIDSDSYPLVLVPSANAEPIRDVAAQLGQHVELPGRSDNGWTLRALRG from the coding sequence GTGACCATCTCACACTCAGCACTGTGGCAACAACTGTGCGCTCTTCTCGTCGAGGATGCCCGACTCGGGCAGACCGTCGGGGATTACCTGGCCGACCCCGACGCGTACTTCGCGGCTCATGAGGATGACCTGCTGCAGCGTGGAATCGAGGAGGCCGAGGAACTCAACGCGTGGCTGGTCGTTGTCGACTGGCTGGAGTCGAACGAGATGTTGATCGAGCTCGACTGGAGTGCAGATTCCGATGAGCTGGTGGAGGAGCTGCAGGGCCTGACGCAATTTCCGGACGAGCAGTTCGACGCGTCATTCGAGCCGGCCACCGAACTCGTTCCCGCACTGACCGACGTCGACGCGATGCTCCAGACGCGCGGAATGCACCTGCTCTACCTCGACATCGACTCGGATTCCTACCCGCTCGTTTTGGTGCCCAGCGCCAACGCCGAGCCCATTCGCGACGTCGCGGCTCAGCTGGGACAGCACGTTGAACTCCCGGGCCGCAGCGACAACGGCTGGACGCTGCGGGCGCTCCGCGGCTGA
- the rarD gene encoding EamA family transporter RarD, which translates to MQSFYRGMTPTSRGVVASVVASALFAVLYALPGMLTVLSPTEIFAWRVVVTVPVLTVLVVAIGEWADVRGIARRIRQTPLLAGLLVADAALLGVQIWLFGWAPQTGHGLDVALGYFLMPLMMVLVGVTLHRERLSRLRIAAVAAAAIGVIFALLAGGGIGWSTVVVALGYPIYFTIRRAARIDSTGALWFELVILLVPSIVFAAQPASLAVVAAHTELIVPVLLLGVISAVALVAYILATRLLSFSLFGLLTYVEPVLLVVVAVVVLGEGVSPSQVPTYLAILVAIILLMVEGAAPRRPDAAPN; encoded by the coding sequence ATGCAGAGTTTTTACCGCGGAATGACGCCGACCTCGCGCGGGGTTGTCGCGTCGGTCGTCGCCTCGGCCCTCTTCGCGGTGCTTTATGCGCTGCCCGGAATGCTCACGGTGCTGTCGCCGACCGAGATCTTCGCCTGGCGCGTGGTCGTCACGGTACCCGTGCTCACCGTTCTGGTCGTGGCGATCGGTGAGTGGGCCGACGTGCGGGGGATTGCCCGGCGCATCCGTCAGACCCCCTTGCTTGCCGGGCTTCTCGTGGCGGATGCCGCACTTCTGGGCGTGCAGATCTGGCTCTTCGGGTGGGCGCCGCAGACAGGGCATGGCCTCGACGTGGCGCTCGGCTACTTCCTGATGCCACTGATGATGGTGCTCGTGGGCGTGACGCTGCACCGTGAGCGGCTCAGCAGGCTGCGGATTGCGGCTGTCGCGGCCGCCGCGATCGGCGTCATATTCGCGCTACTGGCCGGGGGCGGGATCGGGTGGTCGACGGTCGTGGTGGCCCTCGGCTATCCGATCTACTTCACGATTCGGCGGGCGGCGCGCATCGACAGCACCGGGGCTCTCTGGTTCGAACTGGTGATTCTGCTCGTGCCGAGTATTGTGTTTGCCGCGCAGCCCGCGTCGCTGGCGGTTGTCGCTGCACACACCGAGTTGATCGTGCCGGTGCTGTTGCTGGGTGTCATCAGCGCGGTCGCGCTTGTCGCCTACATTCTCGCCACCCGGCTGCTGTCCTTCAGCCTGTTCGGCTTGCTCACCTACGTCGAGCCGGTGCTGCTCGTGGTGGTCGCGGTCGTGGTGCTCGGCGAGGGCGTTTCGCCCAGCCAGGTACCCACCTACCTCGCGATCCTGGTGGCGATCATTCTGCTCATGGTCGAGGGCGCGGCGCCGCGCCGACCGGATGCCGCTCCCAACTGA
- the paaK gene encoding phenylacetate--CoA ligase PaaK gives MSPSTPVLRAPLPHELDPAERLSRDELEALQLDRVRWTVRHAYANVPLYTAKFDAAGVHPDDIRSLEDVARLPFTTKEDLRQTYPFGMFAVPMSEVARIHASSGTTGRPTVVGYTKHDLDTWGALVARSLRASGIRAGMKVHNAYGYGLFTGGLGAHAGIEALGATVIPVSGGQTARQVQLIRDFEPDAILCTPSYLLTIADAMEAAGVDPRSTSLRVAVLGAEPWTNEMRRELEHRLNIDALDIYGLSEVMGPGVGNECLETKDGPHIWEDHFLPEIIDGETGQRMPDGQRGELVFTSLTKEAFPVIRYRTRDLTRLLPGTARPGMRRIEKITGRNDDLIIVRGINLFPTQIEELVLGIDDLTPHFVLELTRPVHLDELTVRVERHPARSSSESESARMLLTRLVKEQIGCTVTVRLDEPGTLPRSEGKLKRVYDLRD, from the coding sequence GTGTCACCGTCGACACCCGTACTGCGCGCTCCACTCCCCCACGAACTCGACCCGGCCGAGCGGCTCAGCCGTGACGAGCTCGAGGCGCTCCAACTCGACCGTGTGCGCTGGACGGTCAGGCATGCCTACGCCAACGTGCCGCTGTACACGGCAAAGTTCGACGCTGCGGGGGTGCATCCCGATGACATCCGCTCACTCGAAGATGTGGCCAGACTGCCATTCACAACGAAGGAAGACCTGCGTCAGACCTACCCGTTCGGCATGTTCGCGGTTCCGATGAGCGAGGTTGCGCGCATCCACGCGTCGTCGGGCACGACCGGCCGTCCGACCGTCGTCGGCTACACGAAGCACGATCTCGACACCTGGGGTGCGCTCGTAGCCCGCTCGCTGCGCGCCTCGGGCATCCGTGCGGGAATGAAAGTGCATAACGCCTACGGCTACGGCCTGTTCACCGGCGGCCTCGGTGCCCATGCCGGCATCGAGGCGCTCGGTGCAACGGTCATTCCGGTCTCGGGCGGGCAGACGGCCCGGCAAGTTCAGCTCATTCGCGACTTTGAGCCGGATGCCATCCTGTGCACGCCGAGCTATCTGCTGACCATCGCCGATGCGATGGAGGCGGCGGGCGTCGACCCGCGGTCGACGAGCCTGCGCGTTGCGGTGCTCGGGGCCGAGCCGTGGACCAACGAGATGCGCCGCGAACTCGAGCACCGACTGAACATCGACGCGCTCGACATCTACGGTTTGAGTGAGGTCATGGGCCCCGGCGTCGGCAACGAATGCCTCGAGACCAAAGATGGTCCGCACATCTGGGAGGACCATTTTCTGCCCGAGATCATTGACGGCGAGACCGGGCAACGGATGCCGGACGGCCAGCGTGGAGAACTCGTCTTCACATCGCTGACCAAGGAGGCGTTCCCGGTCATCCGTTATCGCACCCGCGATCTCACCCGACTTCTTCCCGGAACCGCGCGGCCCGGGATGCGCCGAATCGAGAAGATCACCGGGCGCAACGATGACCTGATCATCGTGCGCGGCATCAATCTCTTCCCGACCCAGATCGAAGAACTCGTGCTCGGCATCGACGATCTCACCCCGCACTTCGTTCTCGAGCTCACCCGCCCCGTGCACCTCGACGAACTCACGGTGCGTGTCGAACGGCATCCGGCCCGCAGCAGCTCGGAAAGCGAGTCGGCACGGATGCTCCTGACCCGCCTGGTAAAAGAGCAGATCGGTTGCACCGTGACGGTGCGGCTTGACGAGCCCGGCACACTTCCCCGCAGTGAGGGAAAACTCAAGCGCGTGTACGACCTGCGCGACTAA
- the paaI gene encoding hydroxyphenylacetyl-CoA thioesterase PaaI, producing the protein MTRTQSNSTQSPGTQSTGTQKARTPESEPAASNRSMMQHDRASAALGMVVLRDDPGHAVVSMLVRDDMTNGFQITHGGLVFALADTAFAIACNEDASVTVAAGADITFLAPTHAGQTLTATAVRRVRSGRTGLYDVSVVDDNGVAIAEFRGRSFSTNRAHPARA; encoded by the coding sequence ATGACGCGCACGCAGAGCAACAGCACGCAGAGCCCGGGCACGCAGAGCACCGGCACCCAGAAAGCCAGAACGCCGGAATCCGAGCCCGCCGCGTCCAACCGCTCGATGATGCAGCACGATCGGGCCTCCGCCGCCCTCGGCATGGTAGTTCTGCGCGACGACCCCGGGCATGCCGTGGTCTCGATGCTGGTGCGCGACGATATGACAAACGGGTTCCAGATCACGCATGGCGGTCTCGTCTTTGCCCTCGCCGACACGGCGTTCGCGATCGCCTGCAACGAAGATGCGTCGGTCACCGTTGCCGCCGGCGCCGACATCACCTTCCTGGCGCCGACCCACGCCGGCCAGACGCTCACTGCCACGGCCGTGCGCCGCGTGCGCAGCGGCCGCACCGGACTCTACGACGTCTCGGTGGTCGACGACAACGGCGTGGCCATAGCCGAATTCCGCGGACGCAGCTTCTCCACGAACCGCGCCCACCCCGCACGCGCCTGA